One genomic segment of Methanococcus voltae PS includes these proteins:
- a CDS encoding EMC6-like membrane protein — translation MALDAKLAILNGVFGVVFGYLANYVYTMGLGFLSGIATIVFLLIGFIVSGHVTSNLFGNKSMSQKQWLGGGLPIYFFIAIVFWVLAYNGIF, via the coding sequence ATGGCTTTAGATGCAAAATTAGCTATTTTAAACGGGGTTTTTGGGGTTGTATTTGGATATTTGGCTAATTACGTATATACAATGGGTTTAGGCTTTTTAAGTGGAATAGCCACCATTGTATTTTTACTTATTGGATTCATAGTTTCGGGACACGTTACTTCTAATCTATTTGGAAATAAGAGTATGTCTCAAAAACAATGGTTAGGTGGCGGATTACCAATATATTTCTTCATAGCTATTGTATTTTGGGTTTTAGCATACAATGGAATTTTTTAA
- the queC gene encoding 7-cyano-7-deazaguanine synthase QueC, with amino-acid sequence MKAICVLSGGLDSTVASLIAKENGYDLTCITFNYGQQALKNEIRASKKISKILNAEHKIIDLNFLSEMCEISECGLKTGDIPTISEENLDNKDVAEQTMKKVWVPARNLIMFSISSGLAEAIDAGHIYCGINEEEASTFPDNTMEFMDRFNKCTEYGTLNKVKLEAPLYKMNKDEIVKKGFELEQKLGLEVLKYSYSCYHENPELTHCGTCESCMRRKRAFKVLKIKDVTNYLK; translated from the coding sequence ATGAAAGCAATTTGTGTATTAAGTGGCGGGCTAGACTCCACAGTGGCGTCTTTAATTGCAAAAGAGAATGGATACGATTTAACCTGCATAACTTTTAATTATGGACAACAAGCACTAAAGAATGAGATAAGGGCATCTAAAAAAATATCTAAAATATTGAATGCTGAGCATAAAATTATTGATTTAAATTTTTTAAGCGAAATGTGTGAAATAAGCGAATGTGGGTTAAAAACAGGGGATATTCCAACTATTTCTGAAGAAAATTTAGATAATAAGGACGTAGCGGAACAAACAATGAAAAAAGTATGGGTTCCTGCAAGAAATTTAATAATGTTTTCAATATCTTCAGGGCTTGCAGAAGCTATTGACGCTGGTCATATATATTGCGGAATTAATGAAGAAGAAGCAAGTACTTTTCCAGATAATACGATGGAATTTATGGATAGATTTAATAAATGTACGGAATATGGGACGCTAAATAAAGTAAAATTAGAAGCTCCATTGTATAAGATGAATAAAGATGAAATTGTAAAAAAAGGATTTGAATTAGAACAAAAATTGGGTTTAGAAGTTTTAAAATATAGTTATTCTTGCTACCATGAAAACCCGGAATTAACCCATTGTGGAACTTGTGAAAGTTGTATGAGACGAAAAAGGGCATTTAAAGTTTTAAAAATTAAAGATGTTACAAATTACTTAAAATAA
- the hemL gene encoding glutamate-1-semialdehyde 2,1-aminomutase, which translates to MYTIKTQNSKDLYDEAKNYLVGGVNSPVRAFKPYPFFVKSAKECYLIDEDDNKYIDYCLAYGPMVLGHANQDILSKVKEQMDLGTAYGVPAKKEIELAKEIIDRIPCAEMVRFVNSGTEATMSAIRLARGVTGKNKIIKFDGAYHGAHDYVLVKSGSGALTHGSPNSPGIPADTTKNTILLPFNNRELMEKTIAEQKEEIACIIVEPVMGNVGCILPNDDYLKFLREITEENNIVLIFDEVITGFRLSKGGAQEYFGVTPDLVTLGKILGGGFPIGAIAGKKELMENFSPNGTIYQAGTFNGNPVSITAGIETLKCLNDDFYKQTTKKATILSNHLRELSDKYGIETKVYNVASIFQVYFNKNEVLNYDIAKESNTELFNKYFFGLLNNGVFIAPSQFECCFTSIAHNEEDIQTTMNVMENAFKSLK; encoded by the coding sequence ATGTATACGATAAAAACGCAAAATTCTAAAGATTTATATGACGAAGCAAAAAATTACTTAGTAGGGGGCGTAAATAGCCCGGTTAGAGCCTTTAAACCTTATCCTTTTTTTGTAAAAAGTGCTAAAGAATGTTATTTGATAGACGAAGACGATAACAAGTACATAGATTATTGTTTGGCATATGGTCCTATGGTTTTAGGCCACGCAAATCAGGATATATTATCTAAAGTAAAAGAACAGATGGATTTAGGCACTGCATATGGAGTTCCTGCAAAAAAGGAGATTGAACTTGCAAAAGAGATAATCGATAGAATACCTTGCGCAGAAATGGTAAGATTTGTTAATTCAGGAACTGAAGCAACAATGAGTGCAATTAGATTGGCCAGGGGAGTAACTGGTAAAAATAAAATAATTAAATTTGACGGTGCTTATCATGGTGCACACGACTATGTACTTGTAAAAAGTGGTAGCGGTGCTTTAACACATGGTTCTCCAAATTCTCCTGGAATTCCTGCAGATACTACAAAAAATACGATATTATTACCTTTTAACAATCGTGAATTAATGGAAAAAACTATAGCTGAACAAAAAGAAGAAATAGCTTGTATCATTGTCGAACCAGTAATGGGTAATGTAGGATGTATTTTACCAAATGACGATTATTTAAAATTTTTAAGAGAAATAACTGAAGAAAATAACATTGTATTAATATTTGACGAAGTAATCACTGGTTTCAGATTATCAAAAGGTGGAGCTCAGGAATATTTTGGCGTAACACCGGATTTAGTTACTTTGGGTAAAATACTAGGTGGTGGTTTTCCTATCGGTGCAATTGCTGGTAAAAAAGAATTAATGGAAAACTTTTCACCAAATGGTACTATATATCAAGCAGGTACTTTTAATGGTAATCCAGTATCTATAACCGCAGGAATTGAAACCTTAAAGTGCTTAAATGATGACTTTTACAAACAAACTACCAAAAAGGCAACAATATTATCAAATCACTTAAGGGAATTATCTGACAAATATGGTATTGAAACAAAAGTATACAATGTAGCTTCTATATTCCAAGTTTACTTTAATAAAAACGAAGTATTAAATTATGATATCGCAAAAGAGAGTAACACTGAATTATTTAATAAATATTTCTTTGGTTTACTAAATAATGGTGTATTCATAGCCCCTTCACAATTCGAGTGTTGTTTTACATCCATAGCACATAACGAAGAAGATATTCAAACAACAATGAATGTAATGGAAAATGCGTTTAAGTCTTTAAAATAA
- a CDS encoding CDC48 family AAA ATPase, giving the protein MVELIVEEAYQSDVGKSTVRIDPVTMQKLSLEPGDVIQIEGKDKTYATVLRGYLDDQNTKTIRMDGLLRQVTRAGIGDKVTVEKVQAKEAKKIVLAPSRPVRFNAGFEDYVKSRLDKQVVGKGSNVLVAVLGTAFQFVVVNTSPKSPVIIGPATTVELKTEPAGEIKETKVPSVSYEDIGGLREEVKKIREMVELPMRHPELFDRLGIEPPKGVLLAGPPGTGKTLLAKAVANESGANYYTINGPEIMSKYVGETEENLRKIFEEAEENAPSVIFIDEIDAVAPKRDEVTGEVERRMVAQLLTLLDGLENRGQVVILAATNRPDSIDIALRRPGRLDRELTIGIPDRNARREILDIHTRSMPLEADYDELSLKDGINYLANANRKDVDARDKAKQLKEMLKSSHDSKIVVEKAKELGIIDKIDSAIIKSFVRELADKTHGFAGADLSVLCKEAAMKSLRKLLDNKMIDLDEEIPKEVLETLKVTKGDFYDALKEVEPSTLREVLVDVPNIKWSDIGGLEDVKQDLIEAVEWPLKYPDRFTKMGIRPPKGILLFGPPGTGKTLLAKAVANESEANFISVKGPEIFSKWVGDSEKAIREIFKKARQASPTVIFFDEIDSIAPIRGMSFGNDAAEKVVNQLLTELDGLEEPKDLVIIAATNRPKLIDPALLRPGRIDRMVLVPAPDLDTRLKIFKVHTANMPILDNSKEELDKLLIELAEKTAGYSGADIAGVCREAAMITLRENLDAQTIPKESFLKAMQKVKASISKEDEEENKKLVEEFNNQ; this is encoded by the coding sequence ATGGTAGAACTTATCGTAGAGGAAGCATATCAAAGCGATGTAGGAAAAAGTACCGTAAGAATAGACCCGGTAACCATGCAAAAGCTTTCATTAGAGCCTGGCGATGTTATTCAGATTGAAGGAAAAGATAAAACATACGCTACGGTTCTCAGAGGATATCTTGATGACCAAAATACTAAAACAATAAGAATGGATGGTTTACTTAGACAAGTTACCAGAGCAGGTATCGGGGATAAAGTAACCGTTGAAAAAGTACAGGCTAAAGAAGCTAAAAAAATAGTTCTAGCACCATCAAGACCCGTTAGGTTTAATGCAGGGTTTGAAGACTATGTAAAAAGTAGATTAGACAAACAAGTTGTTGGAAAAGGCTCAAATGTATTAGTAGCAGTTTTAGGAACTGCTTTCCAATTTGTAGTGGTTAATACATCACCTAAATCTCCAGTAATTATTGGCCCAGCTACAACTGTTGAATTAAAAACAGAACCTGCGGGAGAAATTAAAGAAACAAAAGTTCCAAGCGTATCTTATGAAGATATCGGTGGTTTAAGAGAAGAAGTTAAAAAAATTAGAGAAATGGTTGAATTACCTATGAGACATCCAGAATTGTTTGATAGATTAGGTATTGAACCGCCAAAAGGTGTTTTACTTGCAGGACCACCAGGAACTGGTAAAACACTCCTTGCTAAGGCTGTTGCAAATGAATCCGGTGCTAATTATTACACAATAAATGGTCCGGAAATCATGAGTAAATATGTTGGGGAAACGGAAGAAAATTTAAGAAAAATCTTTGAAGAAGCTGAAGAAAATGCCCCTTCAGTAATATTTATTGATGAAATAGACGCTGTAGCTCCAAAAAGAGATGAAGTGACAGGGGAAGTTGAAAGAAGAATGGTTGCTCAGCTATTGACTTTATTAGATGGTCTTGAAAATAGAGGGCAAGTGGTCATATTAGCTGCTACAAATAGACCAGATTCTATTGATATTGCATTGCGAAGACCTGGAAGGCTAGATAGAGAGCTTACAATTGGTATTCCGGATAGAAACGCAAGACGAGAAATCTTGGATATTCATACAAGAAGCATGCCTCTTGAAGCGGATTATGACGAATTAAGCTTAAAAGATGGAATAAACTATTTAGCTAATGCTAATAGGAAAGATGTCGATGCAAGAGATAAAGCAAAACAGTTAAAAGAAATGTTAAAATCAAGTCATGATTCAAAAATTGTTGTAGAAAAAGCTAAGGAATTAGGAATTATCGATAAAATAGATAGTGCAATTATCAAATCCTTTGTAAGAGAACTAGCAGACAAAACTCACGGTTTTGCAGGTGCTGATTTATCAGTCTTATGTAAAGAAGCCGCTATGAAGTCATTGAGAAAATTACTAGACAATAAAATGATTGACTTAGATGAAGAAATACCTAAAGAAGTATTGGAAACCCTTAAAGTTACCAAAGGAGATTTCTACGATGCGTTAAAAGAAGTAGAACCATCTACACTTAGGGAAGTATTGGTAGATGTACCAAACATTAAATGGTCAGATATCGGTGGCTTAGAAGATGTAAAACAGGATTTAATTGAAGCGGTCGAATGGCCTTTAAAATATCCTGATAGATTTACAAAGATGGGAATTAGACCACCTAAGGGAATATTACTCTTTGGACCGCCAGGAACTGGTAAAACACTCCTTGCTAAGGCTGTTGCAAATGAAAGTGAAGCTAACTTTATCAGCGTAAAAGGACCTGAAATATTTAGTAAATGGGTAGGAGACAGTGAAAAAGCCATTAGGGAAATCTTTAAAAAAGCAAGACAAGCTTCACCTACCGTGATATTCTTTGACGAGATTGACTCCATAGCACCAATTCGAGGAATGAGCTTTGGAAATGATGCTGCAGAAAAAGTTGTAAATCAGCTTTTAACTGAATTAGATGGTTTAGAAGAACCTAAAGATTTAGTTATTATTGCTGCAACCAACAGACCAAAACTTATCGACCCTGCATTATTAAGACCTGGTAGGATTGATAGAATGGTTTTAGTACCTGCTCCAGATTTAGATACTAGATTAAAAATATTTAAAGTACATACTGCAAATATGCCAATTCTCGACAATAGCAAGGAAGAACTAGACAAATTATTGATAGAATTAGCAGAAAAAACAGCAGGATACTCAGGTGCAGATATTGCCGGAGTATGTAGGGAAGCAGCAATGATAACATTAAGAGAAAACTTAGATGCTCAAACAATACCTAAAGAATCATTCTTAAAGGCTATGCAAAAAGTTAAAGCTTCAATTAGTAAGGAAGACGAAGAAGAAAATAAAAAATTAGTTGAAGAATTTAATAATCAATAA
- the putP gene encoding sodium/proline symporter PutP: MKNLEIILVFVIYLIVMLGIGVYYYKKNENLSDYILGGRTLNSWVAALSSQASDMSGWLLMGLPGFAYLAGMEAIWIALGLAIGTYLNWKFVARKLRRYTEVANDSITLPVYFENRFRDNSKVLRLISAAFILIFFMIYTSSGLVAGGKLFGTVFGLDYTMALTIGAFVIISYTFLGGFLAVCWTDFLQGLIMVLAIVTVPLAATMNIGGPDAVMAGFNQISPDFVNPFTDLMGQPLALFAIVSSLAWGLGYFGQPHILVRFMAISSEDKIPKARRIAISWVVISLAMAVLVGMIGAVALQGQPLSDPESVFMVLIDGLFPSLVGGVLLAAILAAIMSTVDSQMLVTASALTEDMYSLVRKEASEKELLWVSRLSVILVAVLAYVMALDVNNKVLDLVSYAWAGFGATFGPLVLFSLFWKKTTKGGAIAGMLAGGLTVILWKNSSMFGLSGGIFDLYEIVPAFIMASVFIVLVSLLEKPSKDMLEEYERVTNN, encoded by the coding sequence ATGAAAAACTTAGAAATTATATTAGTTTTCGTGATATATTTGATAGTAATGCTAGGAATCGGTGTTTACTATTATAAGAAAAACGAAAATTTAAGCGATTATATATTGGGGGGTAGAACGCTTAACAGCTGGGTAGCTGCTTTAAGTTCTCAGGCTTCCGATATGAGTGGGTGGCTCTTAATGGGTTTACCTGGTTTTGCATACCTGGCAGGTATGGAAGCAATATGGATTGCACTAGGTCTTGCAATCGGTACTTATCTAAATTGGAAGTTTGTTGCTCGTAAACTTAGGCGATATACTGAAGTTGCAAACGATTCTATAACATTACCCGTATACTTTGAAAATAGATTTAGAGATAATTCTAAAGTACTTAGGCTTATTTCTGCAGCCTTTATCTTAATTTTCTTTATGATATATACCTCTTCAGGTCTTGTAGCAGGGGGAAAATTGTTTGGAACAGTTTTTGGTTTAGATTATACCATGGCTTTAACAATTGGAGCATTTGTAATTATTTCATACACCTTTTTAGGTGGATTCTTAGCAGTTTGTTGGACCGACTTTTTGCAAGGTTTAATTATGGTATTGGCAATTGTAACTGTACCATTAGCTGCAACAATGAATATTGGAGGTCCTGATGCAGTAATGGCAGGATTTAATCAAATAAGTCCTGATTTTGTAAATCCATTTACTGATTTAATGGGACAACCTTTGGCCTTATTTGCTATAGTATCTTCATTAGCTTGGGGTTTGGGCTACTTTGGACAACCCCACATCCTGGTTAGATTCATGGCAATTAGCTCGGAGGATAAAATACCAAAAGCAAGACGTATTGCTATTTCATGGGTAGTTATAAGTCTTGCAATGGCAGTATTGGTTGGTATGATTGGTGCTGTGGCTTTACAAGGACAACCTTTATCTGACCCTGAAAGTGTATTCATGGTTTTGATTGATGGATTATTCCCAAGTTTAGTGGGTGGTGTGCTTTTAGCTGCAATCTTAGCTGCAATCATGAGTACTGTAGATTCACAGATGTTGGTAACCGCTTCAGCACTTACTGAGGATATGTATTCACTCGTAAGAAAAGAAGCATCAGAAAAAGAGTTATTATGGGTTAGTAGACTTTCTGTAATTTTAGTTGCAGTACTGGCTTATGTAATGGCTTTAGATGTAAATAATAAAGTATTAGATTTAGTTTCGTATGCTTGGGCAGGATTTGGAGCTACATTTGGTCCTTTGGTATTATTCTCCTTATTCTGGAAGAAAACAACAAAAGGTGGAGCAATTGCAGGTATGCTTGCAGGTGGCTTAACTGTAATACTTTGGAAAAATAGTAGTATGTTTGGTTTATCCGGGGGAATATTTGACCTTTACGAGATAGTGCCTGCATTTATTATGGCATCTGTATTCATCGTATTGGTTAGCTTGTTAGAGAAGCCATCTAAAGATATGTTGGAAGAATATGAAAGAGTTACAAATAATTAA
- the nrdD gene encoding anaerobic ribonucleoside-triphosphate reductase translates to MITSKKIVPDIKIIKKSGDSEQFDINKLVKSLLNSGVDYSDVEPILSNLYENIDEGMTTDELKKSIFSVLKEYEAENGSSKYSEKYLYDNCLKIRTSGKEFEGFDKHKIAEALINEANADETIALKIANEVEKELKKMDVKYLTAPMIREVVNYKLIEHGFEDIRHKHTRLGIPVYDIDRLINHGSKDNANLMHNPESIHKWVADETMKEYALMKIFPKHIADLHMKGDIHLHDLEYAAVRTVCCQHDLRPFLMHGLKVDGTGRHTSVSKPAKNPEVAIQHAAKVLSAAQCEMSGGQSIDEFNVWLAPYMRGLSYSEVKQLMQMFIYEMNQIYAARGGQVVFSTVNLELEAPDFLKDKPAIKNGQIVGTYEEYDAEIKIIAEALTEVLMGGDAYGKPFLFPNIIFKLRENAFKNENYELLYKIHKLSAKWGLPYFINMTADYQVGNTNAMGCRTRLSGDWGNNVEESTLRTGNMQWYTLNLPRIAYEAKGDDTRLFELLNERLHLVQDALQIKHKISQKRLYGDEESRPVLPFLTQEFDDTQYYRYDNTTKTFGFVGLNELLKYHMGEELHTSKDAVSFGEKVIGHIKNYADDLKKETGLRWTVTQTPAESTAGRFARLDHKYYKEQTESVVNGNLDDLGSIYYTNSSHVKVNSDVTLGEKVSIEEKFHPLCNGGHIGHFWNAEAYADPDVLMSITKKICDSNIGFWTYTKNLSICEACNKAMTGLKDNCNNCGSDSVEKFSRITGYLQNVSNWNSAKQKELLDRKSNLPRL, encoded by the coding sequence ATGATAACAAGTAAAAAAATCGTTCCTGATATAAAAATCATTAAAAAAAGTGGGGATAGTGAGCAATTTGACATTAATAAATTGGTAAAATCACTTTTAAATTCAGGGGTTGATTATTCAGACGTAGAACCTATACTTTCAAACTTATACGAAAATATAGATGAAGGAATGACCACTGATGAACTGAAAAAAAGTATCTTCAGCGTATTGAAAGAATATGAAGCAGAAAATGGGAGCTCAAAATACTCTGAAAAATACCTTTATGACAATTGCCTAAAAATTAGAACGTCAGGGAAAGAATTTGAAGGATTTGACAAACATAAAATAGCAGAAGCACTTATAAATGAAGCTAATGCAGATGAAACCATTGCTTTAAAAATTGCAAATGAAGTAGAAAAAGAACTCAAAAAAATGGATGTAAAATATCTTACCGCACCTATGATAAGGGAAGTTGTAAATTATAAGCTTATAGAACATGGTTTTGAAGACATAAGACATAAGCACACCAGATTGGGTATTCCAGTATACGATATAGACAGATTAATTAATCATGGTTCAAAAGATAACGCTAATTTAATGCACAACCCGGAAAGTATACATAAATGGGTTGCTGATGAAACTATGAAGGAATACGCTTTAATGAAGATATTCCCAAAACATATTGCAGATTTACACATGAAAGGAGACATCCACCTTCACGATTTGGAATATGCTGCTGTTAGAACCGTTTGTTGTCAACACGATTTAAGACCATTTTTAATGCACGGTTTAAAAGTTGATGGTACAGGGAGGCATACAAGTGTATCCAAACCTGCAAAAAACCCCGAAGTAGCAATACAACATGCTGCAAAAGTTTTAAGTGCTGCACAGTGTGAAATGTCCGGCGGTCAGAGTATAGATGAATTTAATGTATGGTTAGCACCTTATATGAGAGGTTTATCATACTCTGAAGTAAAACAACTTATGCAAATGTTTATTTATGAAATGAATCAAATATATGCTGCTAGAGGCGGACAAGTTGTATTCAGTACAGTTAATTTAGAATTAGAAGCTCCTGACTTTTTAAAAGATAAACCTGCTATTAAAAATGGACAAATTGTAGGAACTTATGAAGAATATGATGCAGAAATAAAAATAATAGCTGAAGCATTGACCGAAGTTCTAATGGGTGGCGATGCATATGGTAAACCATTCTTATTCCCAAATATCATATTCAAATTAAGAGAAAATGCTTTTAAAAATGAAAATTACGAATTATTGTACAAAATACACAAATTAAGTGCTAAATGGGGACTTCCTTACTTCATAAACATGACTGCTGACTATCAAGTTGGAAATACCAATGCGATGGGCTGTAGAACTCGTTTAAGTGGAGATTGGGGCAATAATGTTGAAGAAAGTACCCTTAGAACCGGGAACATGCAATGGTACACCCTAAACTTACCAAGAATAGCTTATGAAGCTAAGGGGGACGATACAAGGTTATTCGAATTATTAAATGAAAGATTACATTTAGTACAGGACGCCTTGCAAATAAAACATAAAATATCCCAAAAGAGATTATACGGCGATGAAGAATCAAGACCTGTATTACCATTCTTAACTCAAGAATTTGACGATACACAGTACTACAGATATGATAATACGACCAAAACTTTTGGATTTGTTGGTTTAAACGAATTATTAAAATATCACATGGGCGAAGAGTTACATACCTCAAAAGACGCTGTTTCATTTGGTGAAAAGGTAATTGGCCATATTAAAAACTATGCGGATGACCTTAAAAAAGAAACTGGTCTAAGATGGACTGTTACACAAACTCCTGCAGAAAGTACAGCCGGAAGGTTTGCGAGACTCGACCATAAATACTACAAAGAACAAACTGAATCTGTTGTAAATGGCAATTTAGATGACCTCGGTAGTATATATTACACCAATTCGTCACACGTGAAAGTAAATTCGGATGTTACACTTGGTGAAAAAGTAAGTATTGAAGAGAAATTCCACCCATTATGTAATGGCGGTCATATAGGACACTTCTGGAATGCAGAAGCTTACGCAGACCCTGACGTTTTGATGAGCATAACTAAAAAGATATGTGATTCAAATATTGGATTCTGGACATATACTAAAAATTTAAGTATTTGCGAAGCTTGCAACAAAGCAATGACTGGTTTAAAGGATAATTGTAATAATTGCGGTAGTGATAGCGTAGAAAAATTTAGTAGAATAACAGGGTACTTGCAAAATGTTTCAAATTGGAATAGCGCAAAACAGAAAGAATTATTGGACAGAAAAAGCAATTTACCAAGGCTATAA
- a CDS encoding sn-glycerol-1-phosphate dehydrogenase has translation MITIPRYTLVENGAINKIPELLEKLNLKNPLVITGKSTQKYNKLGYDYIYYQEVEYERFGKLNDENRKYIKESFGDYDCILGIGGGKSIDVAKYASSITKKPFISVPTTASNDGIASPIVSLSVPSFMAEPPIAVVGDIDIIKKSPKKLLASGAGDIVSNITAVLDWKLAHIENNEKYSESSAIFSKTIAEELIEYINNSKNKDNLKEYPKKIVKALIASGMAIAIAHSSRPASGSEHLFSHSLDKLKKEGNIDNKSLHGEQCGIGTLIFSKAYVEEGRLDNKEYHEILKSLKIVKSPVNIFELGYDEDVAIEALCNAHKLRKRYTILRNGFDKKKAIDILEKSQII, from the coding sequence ATGATTACAATCCCAAGATATACCCTTGTTGAAAATGGGGCAATTAACAAAATACCCGAATTACTAGAGAAACTAAATTTAAAAAATCCTTTAGTAATTACAGGTAAAAGCACTCAAAAATATAACAAATTGGGATACGACTATATTTATTATCAGGAAGTAGAATACGAGAGATTTGGTAAGTTAAACGATGAAAATAGAAAGTATATCAAAGAATCTTTTGGAGATTATGACTGTATTCTAGGTATCGGCGGAGGTAAATCGATTGATGTAGCAAAATATGCCTCTAGCATTACTAAAAAACCTTTTATCAGTGTACCCACCACAGCTTCGAATGACGGTATTGCTTCACCGATTGTTTCGTTAAGTGTACCATCATTTATGGCAGAACCACCAATTGCTGTTGTAGGGGATATCGATATAATAAAAAAGTCACCTAAAAAATTATTAGCTTCAGGTGCTGGAGATATAGTTTCAAATATAACTGCAGTTTTGGACTGGAAGTTAGCACATATCGAAAATAATGAAAAATATAGCGAAAGTTCAGCCATATTTTCAAAAACTATTGCCGAAGAACTTATCGAATACATAAATAATTCTAAAAATAAGGATAATTTAAAAGAATACCCTAAAAAAATAGTTAAAGCACTTATTGCAAGTGGAATGGCAATCGCTATTGCTCATTCTTCACGTCCTGCATCAGGTAGTGAACATCTATTTTCGCATTCATTGGATAAACTTAAGAAAGAAGGCAATATAGATAATAAATCACTTCATGGCGAACAATGTGGGATTGGTACGCTCATATTTTCTAAAGCATATGTTGAAGAAGGTCGATTAGATAACAAAGAATACCATGAAATCTTAAAGTCCTTAAAAATAGTTAAATCACCTGTTAACATCTTTGAGTTAGGATATGATGAAGATGTAGCTATTGAAGCTCTATGTAATGCCCATAAATTGAGAAAAAGATATACAATTTTAAGGAATGGATTTGACAAGAAAAAAGCAATCGATATATTGGAAAAATCCCAAATTATTTAA
- a CDS encoding tRNA (guanine(10)-N(2))-dimethyltransferase: protein MAKKTIIEGNTNLNISEERTLSKKDPVFYNPIMEVNRDISISTIQAFLNNFKRDEFKICDALGGSGARGLRYAKELDFKGILDISIGDINPNAIRAIHENIKLNEFDDNVKLSVHHKDANILLSENYREFNVTDLDPFGSPAPYMDSGIRATLTKGGILCMTATDTAVLCGAYHKSCIRRYNSVPIRGDKEYAVRILIASAILNSAKYDIGLRPLFSHCTDHYVRTFMITERGAGKAEKAMENLGYVKRQYEDITTKNYFDGFERGFGGPFYMGKLNDEDLVNDAHKIAEERNYSNRAVEILNTLKEESKFDMVGSYNIHEICSFIKKLVPPMDVIIQDLTDKGFKVSRVHYTPYALKSDAKLADIIVSISENSSI, encoded by the coding sequence ATGGCTAAAAAAACAATAATTGAAGGAAATACTAATTTAAACATTTCAGAAGAGAGAACTTTATCAAAAAAAGACCCTGTATTCTATAATCCCATAATGGAAGTAAATCGAGATATATCTATTTCTACAATACAGGCTTTTTTAAACAATTTTAAACGAGATGAATTTAAAATCTGTGACGCTTTAGGTGGAAGTGGTGCAAGAGGCCTGAGATATGCAAAAGAACTGGATTTTAAGGGTATTTTGGATATTTCTATCGGTGACATTAACCCAAATGCAATACGTGCAATTCACGAAAATATAAAATTAAATGAATTTGATGATAATGTTAAATTATCTGTACATCACAAAGATGCAAATATATTATTGTCTGAAAATTACCGTGAGTTTAACGTCACTGATTTGGATCCTTTCGGTTCCCCAGCACCCTATATGGATAGTGGAATTAGGGCAACTTTAACAAAAGGTGGTATCTTATGTATGACGGCCACTGATACAGCTGTGCTTTGTGGGGCTTATCATAAATCTTGTATTAGACGTTATAATTCAGTCCCAATCCGTGGCGATAAAGAGTATGCTGTAAGGATATTAATTGCAAGTGCAATATTAAATTCTGCAAAATATGATATTGGTTTAAGACCTTTATTTTCACATTGTACGGACCACTATGTTAGAACGTTTATGATAACAGAGAGAGGCGCTGGAAAAGCAGAAAAGGCAATGGAAAATCTTGGTTATGTAAAGAGACAGTATGAAGACATCACTACTAAAAACTACTTCGATGGATTTGAGCGAGGATTTGGCGGTCCTTTCTATATGGGTAAATTGAATGACGAAGATTTGGTTAACGATGCACATAAAATCGCTGAAGAAAGAAATTATTCGAATAGGGCTGTAGAAATTTTAAATACATTAAAAGAAGAGTCCAAATTTGACATGGTTGGAAGTTATAATATCCACGAAATATGTAGCTTTATTAAAAAGTTGGTGCCTCCAATGGACGTTATTATCCAGGATTTGACCGATAAAGGCTTTAAAGTTTCAAGAGTACATTATACACCTTATGCTTTAAAATCTGATGCAAAATTAGCAGATATAATCGTTTCAATTTCCGAAAATAGTTCAATATAA